The Cardinium endosymbiont cEper1 of Encarsia pergandiella nucleotide sequence CAAAAGTTACTAGAGTTAAGTAATAGCACCAAGCGAGCCAATTTGCTCTTAAAACATCTTTTAAGAGAATTAGAAATCTCAGAGCTTAAAAAAGAGATTCAAGATAAAGTACACTCTGATATTAGTCAGCAACAACGAGATTATTACTTAAGGCAACAGGTTAAAGTGCTACAGGATGAACTAGGCGAAAACGAGGGTTCAGACGAAATTGATAGATTACGTGAAAAAGGAAATAAAAAACAATGGCCTAAAGAGGTAGCCAATTATTTTAAAAAGGCATTGGAAAAAGCTGAACGGATGAGCCCACACAGTCCAGATTATTCCATTAGCATCAACCATGCAGAGCTGCTCGTAGAGTTGCCTTGGGAGCACTATACCAAAGACAATTTAGACCTAACCCGGGCCAAAAAGATTTTTGATGCAGACCACTATGGTATTGAAAAAGTCAAAGAGCGCCTTTTAGAATTTTTAGCAGTTGTACGGCTAAAAAAAAATATGAAGGGACCTATTTTATGTTTATGTGGTCCTCCTGGAGTAGGAAAAACTTCTTTAGGAAAGTCTATTGCTAAAGCAATGGGTAGGAAGTATGCACGTATTGCACTAGGTGGGCTAAATGATGAAGCAGAAATACGTGGACATAGAAAAACCTATATTGGTGCAATGGCTGGAAAAATTATCTATAACATTCAAAAAAGTGGTTCATCTAATCCGGTTATTGTACTAGATGAAGTAGATAAAATAGATGGCATGCGTGGAGATCCAGCATCTGCACTACTAGAAGTGCTAGATCCAGAACAAAACAATGCTTTTGTGGACCATTTTTTGGAAGTGCCATATGATCTTTCTAAAATTCTATTTGTAGCCACTGCCAATTCAATGGATCGTATTCCATCTGCTTTACAGGACAGAATGGAAGTCATTGAAGTAAGTGGCTATCTTCTAGAAGAAAAGATAGAAATTGCAAAAAAATATCTCTTCCCCAAACAAAGAAAAGAACATGGCCTTAAAGCTACTGATCTAGCCATACAAGATGATGCTTTGGCCACTATTATAGCAAGTTATACGCGTGAATCTGGCGTACGTGAACTATCTCGTCAAATAGCAAATATTTGCAGAAAGAGCGCAAAATCGATTGCTTTAGCGGAAACTTATACTAAAAAAATCAAACCAACTGATGTTATTGCTTTACTTGGCCCAGAGCCATTTGATCAAACACCTTATCAAACCACATCCTTACCTGGTGTTTCGATTGGGTTAGCCTGGACGGCTGCTGGTGGTGAAATTCTCTTTATAGAATCTGTCTTGAGTAAAGGAAAAGGAAGGATTAATTTGTCTGGTCATTTAGGAGAAGTTATGAAAGAATCTGCTATGACAGCGCTTTCTTACTTAAAAGCGAATGACCAGTACCTTGATGTATCACATGGTGTATTTGAAAATTATGATCTACACATTCATGTGCCTTCTGGGGCAGTCCCTAAGGATGGTCCCTCTGCAGGCATTACCCTTTTTACCTCATTGGCGTCTTTATATACGCAAAAAAAGGTAAAAGACTGTTTGGCTATGACAGGGGAAATTACCTTACGTGGCGAAGTACTACCAGTAGGTGGTATTAAAGAAAAAATTCTAGCTGCAAAACGTGTAGGTATGAAAGAGATTATACTCAGCAGCAAAAACAAAAAAGATGTACAAGAAATAAAAGCAATTTACCGTGAAAGTTTAATATTTCATTATGTAGATTCTGTAGATCAG carries:
- the lon gene encoding endopeptidase La, with protein sequence MYFNKSLVMDGGLASAWGEDGIGGMVELIVSDEKEQLSDDHTQGRIPLLALRNMVLFPNVVVPISVKERQAMHLIEVIHEKDGLLGIIAQRNPENFEGKQTDVYPIGTLAKIIKIINLPNGKTIALVHGKQKFQTIQLFTESLGLEATIQLLKDHPYKEDKKVLALMQSLKDVAIKILKFRPDGSGEAQAMLTNIKSLDFLTYFLASNLNTDIHYKQKLLELSNSTKRANLLLKHLLRELEISELKKEIQDKVHSDISQQQRDYYLRQQVKVLQDELGENEGSDEIDRLREKGNKKQWPKEVANYFKKALEKAERMSPHSPDYSISINHAELLVELPWEHYTKDNLDLTRAKKIFDADHYGIEKVKERLLEFLAVVRLKKNMKGPILCLCGPPGVGKTSLGKSIAKAMGRKYARIALGGLNDEAEIRGHRKTYIGAMAGKIIYNIQKSGSSNPVIVLDEVDKIDGMRGDPASALLEVLDPEQNNAFVDHFLEVPYDLSKILFVATANSMDRIPSALQDRMEVIEVSGYLLEEKIEIAKKYLFPKQRKEHGLKATDLAIQDDALATIIASYTRESGVRELSRQIANICRKSAKSIALAETYTKKIKPTDVIALLGPEPFDQTPYQTTSLPGVSIGLAWTAAGGEILFIESVLSKGKGRINLSGHLGEVMKESAMTALSYLKANDQYLDVSHGVFENYDLHIHVPSGAVPKDGPSAGITLFTSLASLYTQKKVKDCLAMTGEITLRGEVLPVGGIKEKILAAKRVGMKEIILSSKNKKDVQEIKAIYRESLIFHYVDSVDQVYRLALQENKIANPKVWDGSLAEPITEKK